A single window of Spirochaetota bacterium DNA harbors:
- a CDS encoding nitroreductase family protein, which produces MNLQEAIENRRAYRSLVPVVITENMVSELAKAASLAPSCYNNQPWRFVFVYEKTKLEELKKTLAKGNEWAHKASMIIAVFSKEKDDCVLKNRIYHQFDTGMATALLLLKATELGLVAHPIAGYDEAEVHKVCNIPDEYTVITLIIIGKKDSTIHDDLTEWQKESEKIRPPRKALEEFAFHNVYR; this is translated from the coding sequence ATGAATTTACAGGAAGCTATTGAGAATCGTAGAGCTTACAGGTCACTGGTTCCAGTTGTTATTACAGAAAATATGGTGTCAGAGCTAGCCAAGGCTGCGTCACTTGCACCTTCATGCTATAACAATCAGCCATGGCGTTTTGTATTTGTATATGAAAAGACTAAGCTTGAGGAGTTAAAAAAAACCCTGGCAAAGGGGAATGAATGGGCTCATAAAGCTTCAATGATTATTGCAGTGTTCAGTAAGGAAAAAGACGATTGTGTGCTAAAAAATCGTATATATCATCAGTTTGATACAGGTATGGCGACAGCTCTGCTTTTACTCAAGGCAACTGAACTTGGGCTTGTGGCTCACCCTATTGCTGGATATGATGAGGCGGAAGTTCACAAAGTGTGCAATATACCAGATGAATATACAGTAATCACCCTAATAATAATTGGCAAAAAGGACTCTACAATTCACGATGATCTAACTGAGTGGCAGAAGGAAAGTGAAAAAATCCGACCGCCACGCAAGGCATTAGAAGAGTTTGCGTTCCATAATGTGTATAGATAG
- a CDS encoding 3-hydroxyacyl-CoA dehydrogenase produces MDATNIKTVLIIGSGTMGQQIGFLCALHGCSVHMYDISDEILNNAQRRLERLAQWFENNNVTTAKDALSKIHYFTEPKQAAKDVDFVSESVPEDPKLKAKVFAIFNTLCPEHAIFTTNTSSLIPSQIAQETGRPEKFLAFHFHDVRMTKIVDIMPHPGTSEEATQVTIAFAKRLNQIPIVLKKENYGYVFNTMLMTLISSALTLAANEVANIRDIDRSFMGVMHTAIGPFGIMDSIGLDTVYKVTKYWADLLNDAQGKKNADFLKTYIDKGLLGTKTGEGFYKYPHPDFSKPEFLE; encoded by the coding sequence ATGGATGCCACAAACATCAAAACTGTATTAATTATTGGTTCCGGCACTATGGGACAGCAGATTGGCTTTTTATGTGCTCTTCATGGCTGTTCTGTTCACATGTATGATATAAGCGATGAAATCCTCAACAATGCACAGAGAAGATTAGAACGCTTAGCCCAATGGTTTGAGAATAATAATGTTACTACTGCAAAAGATGCTCTGTCAAAAATTCATTATTTCACTGAACCTAAACAAGCCGCAAAAGATGTAGATTTTGTAAGTGAATCTGTACCTGAAGATCCAAAGTTAAAAGCAAAGGTTTTTGCAATCTTCAACACTTTATGTCCTGAACATGCAATTTTTACCACCAACACATCTTCACTTATACCTTCACAGATTGCACAGGAAACAGGAAGGCCAGAAAAATTTTTAGCATTTCATTTCCATGATGTCAGGATGACAAAGATTGTTGATATAATGCCACATCCCGGCACAAGTGAAGAAGCTACACAGGTTACTATCGCCTTTGCAAAAAGGCTAAATCAAATACCAATTGTTCTTAAAAAAGAAAATTATGGCTATGTATTCAATACCATGCTTATGACATTGATAAGCTCTGCATTGACGCTTGCTGCAAATGAGGTAGCCAACATACGTGATATTGATAGAAGTTTTATGGGTGTTATGCATACTGCTATAGGGCCTTTTGGCATAATGGATAGCATAGGTCTTGATACTGTGTACAAAGTAACTAAGTACTGGGCAGACTTATTAAATGACGCTCAGGGTAAAAAGAATGCAGATTTTTTAAAAACATACATTGATAAGGGCTTGTTAGGTACAAAAACTGGAGAAGGATTTTACAAATATCCTCACCCAGATTTTTCAAAACCTGAATTTCTTGAATAA
- a CDS encoding M23 family metallopeptidase gives MKKHVILIILLIMLVNIQATVVTQKHTDTERVKNQHEADIEKKEALKKRMYELMDEINSHVDGKAKLIIPVEPDKATDVIDHDEYAKKEKAPEKKHTPAKKKDEAFIAPAQGKMTSKYGYRENPVTKKYSFHKGIDIAAPKGSKVVASASGTIVTSVYMNNGYGNCIIIEHANDIKTLYAHLEKRIVKAGDIVSQGQQIGTVGATGRATGPHLHYEVYKGKNSINPQELVHY, from the coding sequence ATGAAAAAACATGTGATTTTGATTATACTGCTTATCATGCTTGTAAATATACAGGCCACAGTTGTCACACAAAAACATACTGATACTGAAAGGGTTAAAAACCAACATGAAGCTGATATTGAAAAAAAGGAAGCTTTAAAAAAGAGAATGTATGAGTTAATGGATGAAATTAATTCACATGTTGACGGAAAGGCAAAATTAATCATACCTGTTGAACCGGATAAAGCTACAGATGTTATAGACCACGATGAATATGCAAAGAAAGAAAAGGCACCTGAAAAAAAACATACCCCAGCAAAGAAAAAAGATGAAGCTTTCATTGCACCAGCCCAAGGAAAAATGACAAGCAAATACGGATACAGGGAAAACCCGGTCACTAAAAAATATTCATTCCATAAGGGAATTGACATAGCAGCACCAAAGGGGAGTAAAGTGGTTGCAAGTGCAAGTGGCACAATAGTTACATCTGTCTACATGAACAATGGTTATGGTAACTGTATTATCATTGAACATGCCAATGATATAAAAACACTATATGCACATCTGGAAAAAAGGATAGTTAAAGCAGGCGATATCGTTTCCCAGGGTCAACAGATAGGAACTGTAGGAGCAACAGGAAGAGCAACTGGCCCGCATCTCCACTATGAAGTGTATAAGGGAAAAAATTCTATAAATCCTCAAGAGTTGGTTCATTACTAA
- a CDS encoding oxidoreductase, whose amino-acid sequence MCRKACVLGATGLVGSKLLSLLIDDPYYTSINIITRRKISLEAKNIIQYIADFNTIETFANAFAVDDIYCCLGTTMKKAGSKEAFKQVDYHYVAKAAQLAYSQGAKQFLVVSAVGANPHSLFFYNRIKGLMEKDVASIPFEAVHIFRPSLLLGQREESRFLEDIAQRCAKPFSYILKGPLRKYAPVDAMHVAHSMIHAAKTHTNGVHIHEAF is encoded by the coding sequence ATGTGCAGGAAAGCGTGTGTACTTGGAGCAACCGGTCTGGTAGGTTCAAAGCTCCTTTCGTTACTTATTGATGATCCATATTATACTAGTATTAATATTATAACACGCCGCAAGATTTCACTGGAGGCTAAAAACATTATTCAATATATAGCTGATTTTAATACTATAGAAACTTTTGCTAATGCATTTGCTGTTGATGATATTTATTGCTGCCTTGGTACAACAATGAAAAAAGCAGGCTCAAAAGAAGCTTTCAAGCAGGTTGATTATCATTATGTAGCGAAAGCAGCACAATTAGCTTATTCACAAGGAGCAAAACAATTTCTTGTAGTCAGTGCTGTTGGTGCAAACCCACATTCACTTTTTTTTTATAACAGAATTAAAGGCCTTATGGAAAAAGACGTTGCATCAATTCCATTTGAGGCTGTGCATATATTCAGGCCCTCACTTTTACTGGGACAAAGGGAAGAATCACGTTTTCTTGAAGATATCGCTCAGCGATGTGCAAAACCTTTTAGCTATATACTGAAAGGGCCTCTAAGAAAATATGCACCAGTGGATGCAATGCACGTTGCACACTCTATGATACATGCAGCTAAAACACACACAAATGGTGTGCACATTCATGAGGCATTTTAA
- a CDS encoding gliding motility-associated C-terminal domain-containing protein — protein sequence MRICALIINIILLCSVTALHAASDGTALMMLGGSASMLGRADTGVAYFGSDTFFLNPSSIAKEERFVGSFNFGNLLLDYYNPSVVAGFPTSYGVIGGAFRMISGSDTLNGYQFVLGGAKEFTKRLSMGASLSLLLGNGPDSGAYFTGINIGSIYQTKINADIGSGFGIYLPSIGFSINAGLPMGNDKDFADLNQITIGYTLPLYKRNDIQVSLLNDLSFVQYDELAVKVGAEAVYKNSYIVRTGFMSPDAYHYADFTLGAGYRLTGQEYQAEFNYALVHYKKTDFVHYVGTQIRYGKLDKEPPQTSIKASERYISPNTDGVQDFVLFNLTVSDTSKIGGWRLQIKNDAGTVVKEYRVSDRDVEESLTLKTFIQKIWTPRESAVVPETIFWDGTDANSNILPDGDYVYAFMAWDERDNISPEVTGVVTIDNTAPAVELTVEDRFFSPNNDGRKDTLKIIQAIKTQSNDMWQASFVDKSGKIVKRYSWQGTDVPKALIWDGKDDAGNDVPEGLYTYQIQCTDNAGNKANALVREISLTRQYQTVDISASLEYFSYSLHNTITFTPSVSDTKDLVKWQFVITNEKDKPVYQLEGQTVPKTITWDCKDNKGQKLNDGIYRYRFTAEYLSGNNPQSFVKSFILDSTPPDVDLAYEPKLFSPDGDGENDILTITPSINDNVGVKNWEITIYAPAGYVFKTFKGTDVPTELKWDGIGINNELVESAADYFVELSATDITGNTAKTKRIKLPIDVLVMVTERGLKIRISNIEFAFDSAKLTGKAFPILNRVTEILNKYEKYNVLIEGHTDDIGEEQYNLKLSEARAKSVLDYLISKGIDKKRLSSRGLGESSPFMPNTSVENRRRNRRVEFLLIKPEEIMQDKR from the coding sequence GTGAGAATTTGTGCACTTATAATAAATATAATTTTGCTTTGCTCTGTCACCGCTTTACATGCTGCTTCTGATGGGACTGCATTGATGATGCTGGGTGGCAGTGCAAGCATGTTAGGAAGAGCCGACACTGGCGTTGCATACTTTGGCTCTGACACCTTCTTTCTCAATCCCTCAAGCATTGCCAAAGAAGAGAGGTTCGTTGGCTCATTTAATTTTGGCAATCTTCTTCTGGATTACTATAACCCTTCAGTTGTTGCTGGATTCCCAACCTCCTATGGTGTTATTGGCGGTGCATTCAGGATGATTTCCGGCTCTGACACCCTCAATGGATATCAATTTGTCCTTGGCGGTGCTAAAGAATTTACCAAGCGCTTGTCAATGGGAGCATCGCTATCACTGCTTTTGGGAAATGGTCCAGATTCTGGTGCATATTTTACTGGAATCAATATTGGCAGTATCTATCAAACTAAAATAAATGCAGATATTGGCAGTGGATTTGGAATATATCTCCCCAGCATTGGATTTTCAATTAATGCAGGCCTACCAATGGGTAATGACAAGGATTTTGCCGATTTAAACCAAATCACTATTGGATATACACTTCCACTGTATAAAAGAAATGATATTCAAGTAAGCCTGCTCAATGATCTTTCATTTGTACAATATGACGAACTAGCAGTCAAAGTTGGTGCTGAGGCTGTTTATAAAAATTCCTATATTGTACGCACGGGCTTCATGTCACCTGACGCCTACCACTATGCTGATTTTACATTGGGCGCTGGCTACAGGCTGACAGGCCAGGAATATCAAGCTGAATTCAATTATGCTCTGGTACATTATAAAAAGACTGATTTTGTCCATTATGTTGGCACTCAAATCCGGTATGGCAAATTGGATAAGGAGCCGCCCCAAACTAGCATAAAAGCAAGCGAACGATACATATCCCCCAATACTGATGGTGTACAGGATTTTGTTCTGTTTAATCTTACTGTTAGCGATACAAGTAAGATTGGTGGCTGGCGATTACAGATCAAAAATGATGCTGGCACAGTCGTTAAAGAATATAGGGTAAGCGATAGAGATGTGGAAGAATCCCTGACATTGAAAACATTTATACAGAAGATATGGACACCAAGGGAATCAGCTGTGGTTCCAGAAACAATATTTTGGGATGGCACTGATGCAAATTCTAATATATTGCCTGATGGTGATTACGTGTACGCATTCATGGCATGGGATGAGCGCGACAACATATCGCCAGAGGTTACTGGTGTAGTTACTATCGACAATACTGCCCCGGCGGTAGAACTGACGGTAGAGGATAGATTCTTTTCTCCTAACAACGATGGCCGCAAAGATACATTAAAAATAATTCAGGCAATAAAAACACAGAGTAATGACATGTGGCAGGCTTCTTTTGTAGATAAATCCGGTAAAATAGTGAAAAGGTATAGCTGGCAGGGAACTGATGTCCCTAAAGCATTAATATGGGATGGTAAAGATGATGCTGGCAATGATGTTCCTGAGGGTTTATATACCTACCAGATTCAGTGTACCGACAATGCTGGGAATAAAGCAAACGCTTTAGTCCGCGAAATCAGTTTAACCCGACAATACCAAACAGTGGATATCAGTGCTTCATTAGAATATTTTTCTTACTCGTTACACAATACAATAACATTTACCCCATCAGTCTCTGACACTAAAGACCTTGTGAAATGGCAATTTGTTATTACTAATGAAAAAGACAAGCCAGTATATCAGCTAGAAGGTCAAACGGTGCCAAAAACAATTACATGGGACTGTAAGGATAATAAAGGTCAAAAATTAAATGATGGCATCTACCGCTATAGATTCACGGCAGAATATTTAAGCGGTAACAACCCTCAGTCTTTTGTTAAATCATTTATACTGGATAGTACACCGCCTGATGTTGACCTTGCATATGAACCAAAACTGTTTTCACCTGATGGCGACGGTGAAAATGATATTCTTACCATAACCCCTTCCATTAACGATAATGTGGGAGTTAAAAATTGGGAAATAACAATCTATGCACCCGCAGGGTATGTATTCAAAACATTTAAAGGCACAGATGTCCCAACCGAACTTAAATGGGACGGCATCGGTATAAACAATGAACTGGTTGAATCTGCTGCGGATTATTTTGTTGAGCTATCGGCCACCGATATAACTGGCAATACTGCAAAAACAAAACGCATTAAGCTGCCTATCGATGTACTTGTAATGGTAACAGAGCGCGGCTTGAAAATCCGCATCAGCAATATTGAATTTGCATTTGACAGCGCAAAACTAACAGGGAAAGCATTTCCAATTTTGAACAGAGTTACAGAAATCCTTAATAAATACGAAAAATACAATGTTCTGATTGAGGGCCACACTGATGACATTGGCGAAGAACAGTATAATCTGAAGCTTTCTGAAGCGCGGGCAAAATCAGTACTGGATTATCTAATCAGTAAGGGTATTGATAAAAAGCGTTTATCTTCGCGGGGCCTGGGTGAATCATCACCATTTATGCCCAACACCAGCGTAGAAAACAGAAGGCGTAACCGACGTGTTGAATTTTTACTTATCAAGCCTGAAGAAATAATGCAGGATAAAAGGTAA
- a CDS encoding isoprenylcysteine carboxylmethyltransferase family protein: MILKFIITITGFFFWIVLLPVTIAYISFYVTYTHYTLPPITFCSTGIALSVSGLLISLWAVVSLIVLGKGTPIPMYGPQKLIISGPYRFCRNPMTLGLLLYYIGAGMIIYNLIAAILLIAIAIAHMIYDKYYEERELIHKFGDEYIHYKKITPFIVPKLLK, from the coding sequence ATGATCCTGAAATTTATAATTACTATCACAGGATTTTTTTTCTGGATAGTGCTTTTACCAGTTACTATCGCATATATTTCATTTTATGTAACATATACACATTATACTTTACCTCCAATAACGTTTTGTAGTACCGGCATTGCATTGTCTGTTAGTGGTCTATTAATTTCTTTATGGGCAGTAGTATCATTAATTGTACTTGGAAAAGGTACACCAATTCCAATGTATGGGCCACAAAAACTTATTATTTCAGGACCGTATAGATTTTGTCGCAATCCCATGACGTTGGGATTGCTGCTATACTACATCGGAGCGGGGATGATAATATATAATTTGATTGCTGCTATACTATTAATTGCCATAGCTATTGCTCACATGATCTACGATAAGTATTATGAGGAAAGAGAACTTATACACAAATTTGGCGACGAGTATATTCATTACAAAAAAATCACACCCTTTATTGTGCCAAAGCTTTTAAAATAA
- a CDS encoding PAS domain S-box protein, with product MGNSLLLSSIVLLCCAIATGAVAEALVIDDNFEFAEAGPYVQYLTDVPLHTTIDEIVTRYKNKEFTHSTALHPSFGYSQYCVWIAFTVKNKSMNTVSLLFEYDYPIIDDITLFIPDTPFKAIQTGDRYPFVTRPIPYRSFVFPVNQRPGLTTYFLRIRSEGSLVAPLKLWSPHAFEHMRNSTLPLIWMHYGLMLALFFYNMFLFATVREKSFLFVSMFIIGVTLFAMANNGIAAQYLWPSSTWWGNICHPFFVFFAMVGILLFTREFLSLHIYISRLDKFILYLAGITTLCCVLPFILPYYYVTQLSVLMAAIGSCVVIITGIIAQIKKIREAIFYNIATISFVTGVLLIGLRSFGVLGDNFFTAWGYQLGSSAMIILFSLGIADKVNTWRREKERALSRLATSETRYRTLVENAHDGIILVQNGTIIYANAAFARIMGYSIEELTGMPIESIIAPTPLGQEVIIQYNNRLHQRQAKLQYEAQLKRKTGTIVDVLISAQLVALDGIPTSIAIITDISALKEAYDTIQQQYEEIQSQYEELEAINEEMARTHYELFDTTNKLAEEKERLQATLHSIYDAVIATDLHGTIILTNERAENLTGKTFQELQGKPFNQVFSFKYMTTKEDFKDPVETILQHGKLDTSGIALSLQTSEKNIIVELSGAPIYVEGKRIGTVIVVHDITDQYFLEKEIQKISKLESLSILAGGIAHDFNNLLTSVIGNLSILKVKLGDSSDNQKYIERIENAAQRAADLTKQLLTFSKGGEPIKEVASLEQIIHDTAQFTLSGSNVRCDIAIDHDLWNCEIDVGQISQVFHNLILNAAQSMPHGGTISITAHNYIYDGSEQKPLLAGKYIKISIKDQGVGIPKENISKIFDPFFTTKATGSGLGLATSYSIIKRHGGYIEVNSEIGKGSEFIIYLHATDKQSHHKGESPLQVSSAEGRILLMDDDFTIYEVASHMLEIYGFSVDWVENGEKAIAKYRESIGKGTPYDIIIMDLTVPGAMGGAQAVQEILEINPNAKVIVSSGYSNDPIMSHYHEYGFKGVIAKPYNIAEIIKVINQVLAQ from the coding sequence GTGGGTAATAGCTTACTGTTATCTTCAATAGTACTATTATGTTGTGCGATAGCAACCGGTGCCGTTGCTGAAGCATTAGTTATTGATGACAATTTTGAATTTGCTGAAGCAGGCCCGTATGTGCAATACCTTACTGATGTACCACTTCATACAACAATTGATGAAATTGTAACCCGTTACAAAAACAAAGAATTTACCCATTCCACCGCTCTGCATCCGTCTTTTGGATACTCACAATATTGCGTATGGATTGCATTTACTGTTAAAAATAAATCCATGAACACTGTATCATTACTTTTTGAGTATGATTACCCCATTATAGATGACATAACATTATTTATTCCTGATACACCCTTTAAAGCCATTCAGACAGGCGACAGGTATCCATTTGTAACACGCCCTATCCCCTACCGGTCATTCGTGTTTCCTGTTAACCAAAGACCAGGGCTTACTACATATTTTTTACGTATTCGCTCCGAGGGTTCATTAGTTGCACCTTTAAAACTGTGGTCACCCCATGCATTTGAACACATGCGTAATAGTACTCTTCCGCTTATCTGGATGCATTATGGGCTTATGCTAGCATTATTTTTCTACAATATGTTTTTATTCGCTACTGTGCGTGAAAAAAGCTTTTTATTTGTATCAATGTTTATTATTGGTGTGACTCTTTTTGCAATGGCAAATAACGGCATAGCAGCACAATATCTATGGCCTTCTTCAACCTGGTGGGGAAATATCTGCCATCCATTTTTTGTATTCTTTGCAATGGTAGGAATTTTACTTTTTACTCGTGAATTTTTATCACTGCACATTTACATCTCACGCCTTGATAAATTTATTCTCTATCTTGCAGGCATTACAACCCTGTGCTGTGTTCTTCCGTTTATTCTTCCATATTATTATGTTACACAGCTATCGGTGCTTATGGCAGCCATAGGCTCGTGTGTAGTTATCATAACTGGTATTATTGCCCAGATAAAAAAAATCAGAGAAGCAATTTTTTACAATATTGCAACCATAAGCTTTGTAACAGGTGTATTGCTTATTGGACTGCGTTCCTTTGGAGTGCTTGGCGACAATTTCTTTACAGCCTGGGGATACCAATTAGGCTCTTCTGCTATGATAATACTCTTTTCGCTGGGCATTGCAGATAAAGTAAACACCTGGCGCAGGGAAAAAGAGCGTGCTCTATCGCGGCTGGCAACATCAGAAACCAGATACCGCACCCTGGTTGAAAATGCCCACGATGGCATTATCCTTGTCCAAAATGGTACAATAATCTATGCTAATGCAGCCTTTGCTCGTATAATGGGCTACTCCATTGAAGAACTTACTGGCATGCCCATTGAATCAATTATAGCTCCTACACCATTAGGGCAAGAGGTAATCATACAATACAACAATAGATTACACCAACGCCAGGCAAAACTCCAGTACGAAGCTCAACTGAAACGCAAGACAGGAACAATCGTAGATGTATTAATCTCGGCTCAACTTGTAGCGCTTGATGGCATTCCCACCAGCATTGCCATAATCACCGATATAAGTGCGTTGAAGGAAGCCTATGATACAATACAGCAGCAATATGAAGAAATACAATCACAATATGAAGAACTGGAAGCAATAAATGAAGAAATGGCACGTACACATTATGAGTTATTTGACACAACCAATAAACTAGCGGAAGAGAAGGAGCGGTTGCAGGCAACATTGCATTCTATCTATGATGCTGTTATAGCAACCGATTTACACGGAACCATTATTTTAACCAATGAACGTGCAGAAAATTTAACCGGAAAAACATTTCAAGAGTTACAGGGCAAGCCATTTAATCAAGTCTTTTCATTCAAATATATGACTACAAAAGAGGATTTTAAAGATCCGGTGGAAACTATTTTGCAACACGGGAAGCTTGATACCAGTGGTATTGCGCTAAGCCTTCAAACATCAGAAAAGAATATTATTGTTGAATTGTCGGGCGCTCCAATTTATGTTGAAGGTAAACGTATCGGCACGGTTATTGTGGTGCACGATATTACTGATCAGTACTTTCTTGAAAAGGAAATACAAAAAATCAGCAAGCTTGAATCTCTCAGCATTTTAGCAGGTGGTATTGCACATGATTTTAACAATTTATTGACCTCTGTAATTGGCAATTTATCAATATTAAAAGTAAAATTGGGCGATAGCTCCGATAATCAGAAATATATTGAACGGATTGAAAACGCAGCACAAAGGGCAGCCGACCTGACCAAGCAATTACTCACCTTTTCAAAAGGTGGTGAACCAATAAAAGAAGTTGCATCTTTGGAACAGATAATTCATGATACCGCCCAATTTACGCTCTCAGGCTCCAACGTACGGTGCGATATAGCCATTGACCATGATTTATGGAATTGTGAGATAGATGTAGGGCAAATAAGCCAGGTATTCCACAATCTCATTTTAAACGCTGCGCAATCAATGCCTCACGGTGGCACAATTTCTATCACTGCCCACAACTATATTTACGATGGCTCTGAGCAAAAGCCACTGCTTGCAGGCAAGTACATCAAAATTTCAATTAAAGATCAGGGTGTAGGCATCCCAAAAGAAAATATCTCAAAAATATTTGATCCTTTTTTTACCACAAAAGCAACCGGTAGTGGCCTTGGCCTTGCAACCAGTTACTCAATAATAAAGCGCCATGGTGGCTACATAGAGGTAAATTCCGAGATTGGCAAAGGCTCCGAATTTATTATCTACTTGCACGCCACAGACAAACAATCACATCACAAAGGGGAATCACCTTTACAGGTATCATCTGCTGAGGGGAGGATACTTTTAATGGATGATGATTTCACAATCTATGAAGTTGCGTCACACATGCTCGAAATATACGGATTTAGTGTTGACTGGGTTGAAAATGGCGAAAAGGCAATTGCAAAATACAGAGAATCTATTGGCAAGGGTACTCCCTACGATATAATCATTATGGATTTAACAGTCCCCGGTGCAATGGGCGGAGCTCAGGCTGTACAGGAGATTCTTGAGATCAACCCTAATGCAAAAGTTATCGTTTCCAGCGGATATTCCAATGACCCCATCATGTCCCACTATCACGAATACGGATTTAAAGGAGTTATCGCTAAGCCCTACAATATAGCAGAAATAATAAAAGTCATAAACCAAGTCCTGGCACAATAA
- the bcp gene encoding thioredoxin-dependent thiol peroxidase has product MLRDHLLNKEAPQFKLPDKDKKVVDSDSFKGKWVVLYFYPKDNTQGCTLEAIDFTNSINEFKKYKAVVVGISPDSPESHCRFYDTHNLNIILLSDTDHKVAQEYGVWKKKSMYGKSFMGIERSTFLIDPDGRVRAVWRKVKVPGHVDEVLQTLASLQ; this is encoded by the coding sequence ATGTTAAGAGATCATCTATTAAATAAAGAAGCTCCACAATTTAAACTTCCTGATAAAGATAAAAAGGTCGTTGATAGTGACAGTTTTAAAGGCAAATGGGTAGTATTATACTTTTATCCAAAAGACAACACTCAGGGATGTACATTAGAAGCTATCGATTTCACAAACAGTATAAATGAATTTAAGAAATATAAAGCAGTTGTCGTTGGCATTAGTCCTGATAGCCCTGAAAGCCATTGCAGGTTTTATGATACCCATAATCTTAATATTATTTTACTGTCAGATACAGATCACAAGGTGGCCCAAGAGTATGGTGTATGGAAGAAAAAAAGTATGTATGGAAAAAGCTTTATGGGAATTGAACGCAGTACCTTTCTTATTGATCCAGACGGCAGGGTCAGAGCAGTATGGCGAAAAGTCAAAGTACCTGGACATGTTGATGAGGTTTTGCAGACACTTGCATCATTACAATAA
- a CDS encoding HAD-IIB family hydrolase — MNSHPIIFCDIDGTILDLNTYSYDVSLPAIQKLASRDIPLILVSSKTYIEMRKLHTKLSLKWPFIFENGAGIAHPDGTYSLLGKKQHELIGYKSIVHKHFNHLRWADSMSIQELSQYTGLSHADVKDMMSRTASVLFLSDDNVNIYTINDTLKQYGIAITTGGKFFTLIDSSVNKGTAIQIAKESFSATVPSIFSYAVGDGLNDCEMFNAVDEAYFVGTQEVYLSIQNHCSHVHKTKQQGPAGFVEVVEYILTLHSVF; from the coding sequence ATGAACAGTCATCCCATCATCTTTTGTGATATTGATGGGACAATTCTTGATTTAAATACATACTCATATGATGTATCCCTGCCGGCAATACAAAAGCTTGCCAGCAGGGATATTCCTCTCATACTTGTATCAAGTAAAACATACATTGAGATGCGTAAGCTACACACAAAACTATCGCTCAAATGGCCATTTATTTTTGAAAACGGCGCTGGCATAGCCCATCCTGACGGTACGTACTCACTATTAGGAAAAAAGCAACATGAACTTATAGGCTACAAATCAATTGTGCACAAGCATTTTAACCACCTACGATGGGCCGACAGCATGTCAATTCAGGAACTATCGCAGTATACAGGATTATCGCATGCTGATGTAAAAGACATGATGTCCCGCACAGCATCAGTGCTGTTTCTTTCAGATGACAATGTCAATATTTACACAATCAACGATACACTAAAACAGTATGGCATTGCAATAACAACTGGTGGGAAATTTTTTACATTAATTGACAGTTCTGTTAACAAGGGAACTGCAATACAAATAGCAAAAGAATCATTCAGTGCAACTGTCCCTTCAATCTTTTCCTATGCTGTTGGTGATGGATTAAACGATTGCGAAATGTTCAATGCAGTTGATGAAGCATATTTTGTAGGGACACAGGAAGTGTATCTCTCTATTCAAAACCACTGTTCACATGTACATAAGACAAAACAGCAGGGGCCCGCTGGTTTTGTGGAAGTGGTAGAATATATACTTACTCTTCATTCAGTTTTTTGA